The DNA region TTTAGGGTCCCCACCGTCTTGTCCTTCAGGTCCTCAAAGGACCTTATTTCCCGGTTCTCCCTCCGGACCGCTATCTGCAGGTAGGTGTGGTAGTAGGGGATGGAGAAGGCCACCTCCTGTTCGTGTTCCGGCGTAACCTCCAGGCCGTTTATGGCCACGTCGTAGAGCCGCCGGTTGAGCCCCGGTATCAGGTTGTCCCAGCTGTTGTTGACGAAGACCGGTTTGCGGCCCATCTCTCGGGCCACCGCCTCGATTATGTCCACCTCGAAGCCTATGAGCCGGTCCACGTTATTTGGGTCGTTGAACATGAAGGGGACCCCCCCCTCGGAGTCGCCCGCCCAGCGGAGCACCCTCTCCTCCCCGAAGGCCAGGGATGCGAGGGAGAGGAGCAGGGCTATGGTGAGGATGAGCTTCCGCATGGCTAGACCCCCTCTCCCACCAGGTGTCTCAGGAACTCCCTGGTGCGGTCGTTCCTGGGGTTCGTGAAGAGGACCTCCCCATCGTCTATCTCCACGATCTCTCCCTTGTCCATGAAAACCACGTAGTCCGACGCCTCCCGGGCGAAGCGCATCTCGTGGGTGACTATGATCTGGGTCATCCCCTCCGCGTCCAGGTCCTTCATGACCTGAAGGACCTCCCCCACCAGCTCCGGGTCCAGGGCTGATGTGGGCTCGTCGTAGAGCATCACCCGGGGGCTCATGGCCAGCGCCCGGGCGATGGCGGCCCGCTGGGTCTGCCCTCCCGATAGGGTGGAGGGGTACCGGTTGATCCGGTCCCCCAGGCCCACCTTGCGTAGGAGCTCCACCGCTCGGGCCTCGGCGGCCTCCCGGGGCTCCTTCTTCACCACCATGGGGGCCAGCATAACGTTCTCCAGCACCGTCTTGTGGGGGAACAGGGTGAAGGACTGGAAGACCATGCCCACCTCTTTGCGGATCTCGTGGGCCTTGGCCAGGGTCTCCTTCCCGTACCCCTTCTCGGTCCCGTCCCTCTCCAGGGTGTGGCCGCAGACGGTGAGGCGGCCGCTGTCCATGATCTCCAGGCAGTTCAGGCACCGAAGGAGCGTGGACTTGCCGCAACCCGAGGGACCTATGATGGACACCAGGTCCCCCTCCCTTATGGTGAGGCTAACGTTCCTGAGGACCTCACCGTCCTCGAATCCCTTGCAGAGGTTCTCCACCATCACCAGGGGCTGAGCCTTCTGATTCATCTCCCGCTAGCCCTCGAATATGTAGGTCTTGATGGGGGGGAACCCGTTGAAGTTGACCGAGCAGTAGCTGGCGGTGTAGGCCCCGGCGGAGAGGAAGTAGACCCGGTCACCCTCGGAGAGGCTCACCGGCAGCTCGTACTTGAAGTGCTCGTACAGGATGTCCACGCTGTCGCAGGTGGGACCCGCCAGGATGGTCTTCTGGCTCGGCCCCCGGCGGTCCACGTATATGGGGTACTTTATGGCCTCGTCCAAGGTCTCTATGAGCCCCCCGAACTTGCCCGCATCAAGGTAGACCCAGCTGTATGGGTTGGTCTGGGACTTCTTGGAGATCATGACCACCTCGGAGACCAGGACCCCCGCGTCCCCCACCATGCCCCTGCCGGGCTCGATCCATATCTCCGGCAGTTTCTCCCCGAAGTCCTCCTTTAGGAAGCGAAGTATCTCCGAGGCGTAGAGCGAAAGGGGGGCGGTGGGCTCCAGGTACTGGGCGGGGAGTCCCCCCCCCAGGTTTATCATCTTGAGATCCACGTTGAACTCCCTGGCGGAGTCGAACAGGTACTTGCAGGTGGAGATCAGGAACCCCCACTGGCCGATGTCCCTCTGCTGGGACCCCACGTGGAAGGAGAGCCCGTAGGGCTCCACCGGTAGCCGGGTGGAGAGGCCTATGAGCCTGTATATGGAGTCCGGGTGGGTGCCGAACTTCCTGGACAGGGGCCAATCGGCGCCGCTACAGTCCGAGAGTATCCGGTAGAAGACCTTGGATCCCGGGGCGTTCTCCGCTATCTTCCGCAGGTCCGACTCGCAGTCGGTGGCGAAGACCCGGACCCCCTTGGAGTAGGCGTATGCCACGTCCCGGGCCTTCTTTATGGTGTTGCCGTAGCTTATCCGCTCCGGCTCCACACCCAGCCGGAGTAGCTGGTCAAGCTCGTATATGGACGCCACGTCGAAGCAACTGCCCCGTTTGGACAGCTCCCGGATGATCTCGTCGTGAGGGTTTGCCTTCACGGCGTAGTAGCACTTTGCGAAGCCCATCTCACGGTCTATCTCCTGGTACCGTTCGATGACCTTTGACATGTCCATCACGAGACACGGGGTCTCCTTCTGGCTTGCGAAGGCCTTGATCCTCTCGAACCTGTCCGGATGGAAATACCTGTCAAGGTCGAAAGCGTAGATGGGTGTCCTCAAATTTCCCTCTCTCCTCCCCTTTTTTATGTGCCTTGCCGGTTGGGCACTGATGAAGTTTAATGGTATATCCCCCGATGGGCAATCCCACCGAGTGGTATATTTATTGAATCGAGGCCCCCGGGGCCGGGACAATCAGCCAGTGGGAGGGTGTGTGAGCCATGAGCCGAGCCTTCGTTAGGGAAGAGGACGAGGACCTTCTGAACCAGAGGTACGACGAGGCCTACGTCAAGAAGCGTTCCGAGTGGCTTAGGATCCAGCGGAAGAAGCTGGCGTTCCTCACCTCCGACCCAAAGGCGGAGGAGATAGACCCCAAGACGAGGGAGAGGTGGATAGAGCAGACCCGGGAGGACATAGAGCGCACCCAGGAGGAGCTACGCCGCCTGGGTGCGCTGGAGTAGGGAGCACCTAGAGGTAGTCCCTCTCCACCGAATCGTCCTTGGGAACCTGCGGGGCCGCTGGGGGCGAATCCTCCGGGGCCCCGCCCTTATCGTTCGCCCGGTTGGACGGACCCGCCACCGATGGCTTGGAGGGGGCGGAGGCCCTGTCCCCGTCGGACGCCTTGGGCTTGGAGGGTGATCCATCGCCCTTGGTTATCCATATCCTGGTCCCCTTCCCTATGTAGGTCACCAGGGTCTCGATGTCCCGGTTCCTCATCCGTATGCAACCGTGGGTGACCCTCTTCCCGATGGAGGATGGGCTGTTGGTGCCGTGGATGGCAATCTGCCAAGGGTTGTAGAAGGAGATCAGCTTGCTGCCGTAGACCCCCTTCTGGGGCTCCCCGGGCTCGTTGAACCAGGAGGGGTCGAAGACCATGTTCCTGGCATCCTGGACGATCCGGCGAACCTTGAAGACCCCCTCGGGGGTTATGAGGTCCAGCCGGTCCTTCTTCACGTCCCCCTTGCCACGGCCTATGGCCACCGGGAAGGACTTCACCTGCTCCTCCCCCTTCATCAGGTAGAGCCTAAGCTTCGACTTGTCTATCTTGATCCAGTACTCGTCCTTCTCCGGCGTGAAGGGGATGGAGGCCCCCAGGGACGGGGTGGACCACAGGGCCACGGTGAGCGCCAACACCAGCAGGACGATCCTCTTCAAATTGGGCCCTCCCTTCCACCTGAGCGTTTGGCTGAGAATTATAGCATCTTTCCCCTTTTTGGCTTATAGTAGCATAATGGGGGCCGGGGCATCCCGGCCAGTTGGGTGTTGCGATCGCTGGATTGGTCTCGGCTGGCGGCGCGCGTCGTCATATCCATCAACTCAAGGGAGGGGAAGCACATGGAAGTTCTTAAGGTCTCCGGCAACTCCCAGCCTAAGGCGGTGGCTGGCGCCATAGCGGCGGTCCTTCGGGAGTCGGGTTCCGTGGAGGTCCAGGCGGTTGGGGCCGGGGCGGTCAACCAGGCGGTCAAGTCCATCGCCATAGCCAGGGGGTACGTGGCCCCCAACGGGATCGACCTGATCTGCATTCCCGCCTTCGCAAGGATAGAGATCGACGACGAGGAGAGGACCGCCATAAAGTTCCTCCTGGAATCCCGCTGACCCGTGGTCTTGGCCCTGGGCGTAAGCCATCCGGAAAGATAGGGAGCCCCCCAGGGGGCTCCCTTCGTCTTTTCGGGGTTTTCTCTTGACCGGTTTGCCCCGCGGCCCTCACGGATAGGCCTCGCGAAGGATGGACCTCAGCTTCTCCGGGGTCATGGAGGCGTACACCTTACCTCGGAACTCCACCACCGGCGGTTGGGAACAGGCCCCGAGGCAGGAGCTTCTCCTGACGGTGACGCTGTGGGTCAGGTTCATCTCCTCCACCACCCTTACGGCGATATCGTAGAAGGACTTGTCACACGCCTTGCAGACCAAGAGGTTCTCGGCCCCCAGGGCGGCGCGGGTTCCCCCCAACGGGGCCGTAACGGCCACCAGTAGCGCCAGGGCCAATGCCAGGCGGAGAAATCGTTTTCCCCCTCTCATGCTCATCACCCCCTAAGTTTTCATCCCGTTGCCGATTATATATGGCTGGCCCCGGGGTGTAATTGGTAAAATCTACCCCGGAAGGGTTGGCTTAAATGCGTATCTTACGAGCCACTTCCCCTTAAGGGACCGGAGGCTGGCCACGGACCCGATTGGCCCCTAGAGCGGTTGCAATAGGGCCCAGGATTTTAGTAATATACCAGGATAAGCCTGTGTGGATGGGGCGCTGTGTGCCCCATTTTTATTATAATTTTTCAAATATTTGGGGGGATTGCGATGGAACCCATAAGGGCTCCCAGGGGCACCAAGGACGTGATGCCCGACGAGTCTTGGAAGTGGGCGTACGTCATGTCCGTCTTCCGGGGGGTGGCGGATGACTTCGGCTACCGGGAGGTTCACCTTCCCATCTTCGAGCACACGGAGCTTTTCTGTCGGGGCATAGGGGACACCACCGACGTGGTGGAGAAGGAGATGTACACCTTCACTGACCGAGGGGGTAGGAGCATAACCTTAAGGCCGGAGCTCACCGCGTCGATGGTGAGGGCCTACCTGGAGCACGACCTTAGGAACCAGCAGCAGCCGGTGAAGCTCTGGAGCGTGGGTCCCATGTTTCGCTACGAGCGTCCTCAGAAGGGGCGCTACCGCCAGTTCTGGCAGGTGGACGTGGAGGCCTTGGGTTCCCAGGATCCCATGGTGGACCTGGAGGTCATAGGCTTCTCCCTGGAGCTCTACCGGAGGCTGGGGCTCTCCAACCTGGAGGTGGTGCTCAACTCCGTGGGTTGTCCCAAGTGCAGGCCGGTGCACAGGAAGGCCCTGACTGACTTCCTGGGGGCCAAGCTGGACGGGCTCTGTGAGACCTGCCGGGGCAGGTTTCACCGGAAC from Thermanaerovibrio acidaminovorans DSM 6589 includes:
- a CDS encoding amino acid ABC transporter ATP-binding protein; protein product: MNQKAQPLVMVENLCKGFEDGEVLRNVSLTIREGDLVSIIGPSGCGKSTLLRCLNCLEIMDSGRLTVCGHTLERDGTEKGYGKETLAKAHEIRKEVGMVFQSFTLFPHKTVLENVMLAPMVVKKEPREAAEARAVELLRKVGLGDRINRYPSTLSGGQTQRAAIARALAMSPRVMLYDEPTSALDPELVGEVLQVMKDLDAEGMTQIIVTHEMRFAREASDYVVFMDKGEIVEIDDGEVLFTNPRNDRTREFLRHLVGEGV
- a CDS encoding L,D-transpeptidase, with the protein product MKRIVLLVLALTVALWSTPSLGASIPFTPEKDEYWIKIDKSKLRLYLMKGEEQVKSFPVAIGRGKGDVKKDRLDLITPEGVFKVRRIVQDARNMVFDPSWFNEPGEPQKGVYGSKLISFYNPWQIAIHGTNSPSSIGKRVTHGCIRMRNRDIETLVTYIGKGTRIWITKGDGSPSKPKASDGDRASAPSKPSVAGPSNRANDKGGAPEDSPPAAPQVPKDDSVERDYL
- a CDS encoding NAD(P)H-dependent oxidoreductase subunit E, giving the protein MSMRGGKRFLRLALALALLVAVTAPLGGTRAALGAENLLVCKACDKSFYDIAVRVVEEMNLTHSVTVRRSSCLGACSQPPVVEFRGKVYASMTPEKLRSILREAYP
- a CDS encoding type III PLP-dependent enzyme gives rise to the protein MRTPIYAFDLDRYFHPDRFERIKAFASQKETPCLVMDMSKVIERYQEIDREMGFAKCYYAVKANPHDEIIRELSKRGSCFDVASIYELDQLLRLGVEPERISYGNTIKKARDVAYAYSKGVRVFATDCESDLRKIAENAPGSKVFYRILSDCSGADWPLSRKFGTHPDSIYRLIGLSTRLPVEPYGLSFHVGSQQRDIGQWGFLISTCKYLFDSAREFNVDLKMINLGGGLPAQYLEPTAPLSLYASEILRFLKEDFGEKLPEIWIEPGRGMVGDAGVLVSEVVMISKKSQTNPYSWVYLDAGKFGGLIETLDEAIKYPIYVDRRGPSQKTILAGPTCDSVDILYEHFKYELPVSLSEGDRVYFLSAGAYTASYCSVNFNGFPPIKTYIFEG
- a CDS encoding stage V sporulation protein S, which codes for MEVLKVSGNSQPKAVAGAIAAVLRESGSVEVQAVGAGAVNQAVKSIAIARGYVAPNGIDLICIPAFARIEIDDEERTAIKFLLESR